In Podospora pseudocomata strain CBS 415.72m chromosome 4, whole genome shotgun sequence, the genomic stretch TCACGGCCTTTGCCGGCTTGCATACAATGGAGCCAATATGACTTTTGGATCGCGAGCAGTTTGGCCCCCGCGCAGCTAGCCTCAATCAATTTGTCAAGGCTTCACAGATCCGTATCTCCGAGTCTATTAACATTGACGGCGGTGAGTTGCAAAGGTTGAAGCTGAATAGGGGATCTGTTCGGTTATGCAAGAAACTTGTTTGCATGTCGCATTCCGGAGGTGTAGGTAAGGCCTACGAGCCGTCTCGACACGAGCCTTTCCCGTGTTGTGTAGGCGAACCGGAGGATGTCAGCAGAGTGTCGTCGCGATGCGACGTGGACGCATGTGTCCTATGCTTGTCTCTACATGAAAAGCTTGGTTATCACGAGCCTGCATGCTAGGCATCAGCAAAATTGTACAAGAAACTTCTAGCATGAGACTCGGCACAGGAACGGTGCCGAGTGCGCCCAATGATAGCTGCTGCCATGCTCACTATGATCCTGGAAAGTGGGTTTAGAAGTGTCGATAGTTCGTTTCGCTTACACGTTGTATCCCCGTCGGCATATTGCTGGGCAAGAGCCACGGCATCCGCCTTGGCGGACGTGGACAGATGTGAACAAGGCTGAAGGTATCATCAACTGTCGTCGTgaatagagagagagagagaaaaaaaaggtatAAAGGGGAGGGCATCGACCCTCAACCATCTAGATtctctcctcaccctcaccagcatcctcatctccatcctcaccagcaTTAACTTCACTTCCACCTTCaaatcttcttctcttcaaccCTCAAGATGAAGTTCACTCTCtccaccgccatcctcaccggGCTCGCCACCCTGGCCTCGGCCCAGTCCCCTCAAATGCCCGGCCTCGCCCCCAACTGCAACCGCTACCACTACGTCCAAAGCGGCGACACCTGCgccgtcatcgccgccgccaacggcATCTCGATCGCCCAGTTCCTCTCCTGGAACTCCGAAGTCAACGCGGGCTGCACCAACCTCTGGCTCAACTACTTTGTCTGCACCGGCGTCTCCTCGAGcggcggcaccaccaccgccaccgtgACCAGCACCGCTGACAACGGcggcacaacaacaaccaacactgTCACGAGCACCAATGACAATGGcggcacaacaacaaccgctaCTGTTACCAGCACCGTTGGGAAcggcggcaccaccaccacctctggtGGCCCTACCAGCACCCctaccaacacctcccctcAGATGCCCGGGTTGCCGTCTACCTGCTGGTTGTTCCACACTGTTGAGACCGGGGATACTTGCGAGATTATTGCTGCCAGCTATGGGGTCACGCTTGCGCAGTTTTATGCTTGGAATCCCGAGATCAACTCTACTTGCACCAACTTGTGGTTGGGATTTGCTGTTTGTGTTGGGGCGTAAGGAGAAGACCGAACGGGGCGGCTTTAGAGTCAGGGGATAGTCTTTACTGCTAGCTTGGGGAGTGTAGATAGCCAAATGGAATGTCAATGTTTGGTGAACCAACGGTCCGTGTTACCATGACAACTTGTGATTATCTTGTGAAATGCATAACGTTAGTCCAGATTGCATAAACTGTGGTGCACTGTAACATCAATAAGGTATGGAAAAGGTTCCGTGGAAATCATAATGTCAAGCTAAATGGGTAGCTGATCTGTACAACACCTATTTATCTCATGTGGCTTTCATACTTTTGTGGGCAAGGCTGTTGGCAAGCTTTCAATCCGGCACCAAGGACAAGTGACAAGGACTCACCTCGCGGGACTGGATCTCAAACATTCATAACACCACATCTCATCTGCGCAGGAACCTCAATGTCACAAAATGAGAGCAAAAGTTGAACATCACGATAGTCAATTTATCCCACAGTCGACAAGGTGGTAGCGAAGATCCTCCTCTATATCATCCATCTGCAGTACATTTGGCCTATCACATCCTTCCATCATCCCTCCCATGCAACTACATTTAGCAGTTGAGAACAGCGTTGCCGCAGCCAGTGACGACCTTGTTGACACCAGCAGAGGAGACGGCCTTGCGGGCGCTGCCGCAGTAGCGGCCCTGAGAGGTGGAGCCCTTGCAGAAGTTCACGCTGTGGCATCATTTGTGTTAGTACAGGGGAAGCTGAGCTGgtcttgttggaggggggttcgtctcaccagcagccatcacCGAGCTTGGACTCCCAGATCCAGGACTTGACAGTGAAGCCGACGTTGCGGGAGCCGGCGGTGGAGTAGCTCTTCTGGGTGCCCTGGTAGTTGTCGGCGCTGTAGACGGAGAGGGTGtaggcggaggaggtgccagcgagggcggcgacgaggagggtggagagctgcattttgatggttttggttggttggttggaaAATGAAGATTTGTCTTGAGTAGATGGCTTGTCTAAAggcttgatggtgaggatgatgagaaaaGGCGTCTCGATGTCGTGATGATGGCTCTCTTTTATAGACAAAATCTCGAGATGATCCTTCACAAGCAAACGGTCTCGAGTCTTTCCGTCTTACTCCTCGGTGTAGTCGATCTGTGGAGCTCATGATGTGTTTTTGGATGCTGTTGTCATCAGTACTACCTGCTACAGGTGCATGTTGTGTGAGATGATTCGATGGGAGTGGGTGGCCAATGGTTGAGGCGGGCGGGTAGCTGTGTAGCCGTTGTAACGTTGAGGGTGCAAGCTGTCTCTGTTCAGCTAGAGCCTCACTTTTGGGGTTGCACCGAACCGCAGGATCTGCAAAGTGGTTGAGATCATGCCTACAGAGGGTCTAATCGGGCGACCTGGACCCCTCTCCAGATTCGAGTGCCTCTCCTGAACTGATCGAGAACTTTGATGTTGGAAGTGTCAGAGTTGACCTACTCGTATGGATATTTCAGCTATCTACAAGGCATCTACTACAAAGCACTGGCTTGATCTGAAGTCAATTTCACGATAGAAGTGACTGCTGCTCAGATCCATGCTCCTGAATCGCACGGTCAAACCGGGTAACCGGAGGCATCGAATGATGTGGAGGGGTGGCGGAGAGCCTCCGGGAGCATGGTCTTGGCTACCGTCGTTGTCTACCTTATTTTTCCCAGGGAATTGTGGGCTTCTCCCGTTGAGGCTCTCGGCTATATGCAGGAACGTCAAAAATGGAATGGTTCTCGGTCAGCGATTTGGTCGTTGGCGTCGCCGTTGAGATCTAGATCGTAGTAGCCCAAGAAGCTTGTGCCGTACACCCAGTTCACGCAAAAGAAGTTTCACTGATACCTATCGAGAACACATATTCGTTTGCAGTTGCCTGTTGTAGCTCTCTCCATGTGCTTCGAAGCCTGTCAAGTTGTCCATCAAAGCGTCCGTCAAGGTGCTCGCCAAGCTGCTCGCCAAACCTTGACAGTGGCTGGTCGCGGGATAGGACAGCATGTAGACCCTTAATGATCGGCGCATATAAACATACACTTCTCTGTATCAGGCAGGTCAAGATCATTGACGTCGGATCTCTCGTTGTTTTGTTCCTGACAGTTCGCCATCCCCATTCGATATTGTAACCGTCACGGCGTCAGCACTGTGGAGTGCGCTAACCCCGTTGAAGCAACTACGACAAGCCTCCCCCAGATCGTCCTCTTGTCTGACGGGAAGGAACACGGGAAGTGGACCCTGGATCGGCGAAATCTATCCGTAGTCGATGTCAGAACGCCATCTAGACTGCGATATGTTGTAGCACTTGTGTTGAAGCTTGCCCTAGATAGGGCTGGTACGCCCCGCCTTCGAAAACATCTCCAGTctacggaggaactggagtGAATAAAAAAAGGAGAAGCGCGTGTTGATCATGCCACAGCCGAGGGAATTAAGCGAGAAGCAGGCGCTTGTCGCTTGATTGTGCGGGAGCAAACACGGAGGAATTCTCCCTGGAGCCCGAAACAGCAAAAGTGAACGTCTCACGAGCAAGCAGCATCACCTGATTTACCTTCTTCTTTCGTGTGAGAGCAATCATCAGATTCAAAACTGCTCTACATAAAAATAAGCA encodes the following:
- a CDS encoding hypothetical protein (EggNog:ENOG503PHBM); translation: MQLSTLLVAALAGTSSAYTLSVYSADNYQGTQKSYSTAGSRNVGFTVKSWIWESKLGDGCCVNFCKGSTSQGRYCGSARKAVSSAGVNKVVTGCGNAVLNC
- a CDS encoding hypothetical protein (EggNog:ENOG503NZS3; COG:G), whose protein sequence is MKFTLSTAILTGLATLASAQSPQMPGLAPNCNRYHYVQSGDTCAVIAAANGISIAQFLSWNSEVNAGCTNLWLNYFVCTGVSSSGGTTTATVTSTADNGGTTTTNTVTSTNDNGGTTTTATVTSTVGNGGTTTTSGGPTSTPTNTSPQMPGLPSTCWLFHTVETGDTCEIIAASYGVTLAQFYAWNPEINSTCTNLWLGFAVCVGA